CTGCATCAACATTTAGAGGTTCTGACAAACGTGGTGGTGCAAATGGAGCTAGAATTCGCCTAGAGCCACAAAAAAATTGGGAAGTTAATGAACCACAGCAATTAGATTATGTTTTACAGATTCTTGAGGAAATAAAGGAAGATTTTAATTCTTTACAGTTAAAAAATAAGCAGGTATCTTTAGCAGATATGATTGTTCTTGGAGGATGTGTAGGTATTGAAAAGGCAGCAAAGAATGCTGGATATAAAGTTAGAGTTCCTTTTATTCCGGGACGTACAGATGCATCACAGGAACAAACTGATATTGAATCATTTTCTGTACTTGAGCCAAAAGCAGATGGATTTAGGAATTATTTAAAATCAGATTATTCAGTTAGAGAGGAAGAATTATTAATTGACCGTGCACAACTTTTAACTTTGACTGCTCCTGAGATGACAGTTTTAATAGGTGGTATGCGTGTACTGAATACAAATTACGGAAATTCTAAGTATGGTATTTTTACAAAGAGACCAGAAGCTCTTACAAATGATTTCTTTGTAAATCTTTTAGATATGGATACAGTTTGGACACCTACTTTTTCTGATGAAAAGGTATTTGAAGGGCGTGACAGAGAAACAGGAAAGTTAAAGTGGGAAGGAACACGAGTTGATCTTGTTTTTGGGTCTAATTCTCAACTTCGTGCTATTGCAGAGGTGTATGCAAGTGAAGGCTCTCAGGGAAAATTCTTAAAGGATTTTGTATGTGCTTGGAATAAAGTAATGAATGCAGACCGTTTTGATATAGACAAATCTAAAAAATAGAATAATATTACAAATAATAAGAGTAGTTTTCTGGTAGTTATCTTTACTTTAAAACTCACTAAAAAGTTATACTATGATAGTATGACTTTTTTTTATGAGAAATAAAGAAATATCATTAATATTAACAAATAGAAATAGTAAAAAAGAACTTTCAAAAGATAAAATTCTAGACTATATTGATATAATAAGAATAAGAAAGGGGAATTTGGAATGAAAAAAATTATTTTAATAGAAGACGACGAAAAAATAAGGGTTGAGCTAAAAAATTTCTTAGTTAATTATAACTACGAAGTAGTAATAATGGAAGAATTTGAAAATATAGTAGAAAATACATTAAATGAAAATCCTCATTTAATATTACTAGATATAAATCTGCCAATATGTGATGGATATTACATATGTAGAGAAATAAGAAAAAAATCGGATGTACCAATAATAGTAGTAACAAGCAGAGATACAGAAATGGACGAGCTTATGAGTATGAACTTAGGGGCTGATGATTTTATAACAAAGCCATATAACACACAAATACTTTTAGCTCATATAAATTCAATATTAAGAAGAAGTTATAAAAATTCATCTGTGAAAACACTTATATATAAAAATTTAGAATTAGATTTGGGGAAAAATAGTATTTATTTTGATGATAAAGAATTAGAACTTACAAAGAATGAATTTAGAATATTAAATTGTTTAATGAAAAATAAAGGCAAAATAGTATCAAGGGGAGATTTAATGGATTATTTATGGGATTTAGATTTATTTATAGATGATAATACCCTAACAGTAAATATAAATAGACTTAGAAAAAAACTAGAGATAGTAGGGTGTAATGACTATATACAGACGAAAAGGGGAATAGGCTATATAATGCCGTAACTTATGAATATAAAAGAATATATAAAAGATAAACAATTTTACATAGTTCTTAGATTGTCATTTTTAGTTTTTGTAGTATACATATTAGGTTTATTACAAGTAGAATCTATAACTATAAAATTTATAGTAATTCTATGGATTGTACTAAATTCAATTGAAATAATCCATGATTATAATAGAAAATCAAGATATTATAATGAGACTAAAAATATATTAAATGATTTAGATAAAAAATATCTGTTACCTGTTTTAATAAATAGGCCAGAATTTATTGAAGGTCAATTATTATATGATGTGATCAGTGTTACAGATAAGGGTATGAATGAAGAGGTAAATAAATATATCTTTATACAAGAAGAACACAAGGAATACATAGATATGTGGGTGCACGAAATTAAAACACCTATAGCATCCAGTAAACTAATAATAGAAAATAATAAAAATGAACATACATTAAGCATATTAGAAGAAATTGAAAAGATAGAAAATTATATAGAACAAGTTTTATATTACTCTAAAAGCAATGAACTAGAAAAAGATTATATAGTAAAAGAAATAAGCTTAAGGCAGTGTGTAAATAACACAATAAAAAGAAATAAAAAAGCTATAATAGATAAAAACATATCAATAGATATACAAGACTTTAATAAGACTGTTCATTGTGATAATAAATGGGTGGAATTTATCTTAAATCAAATCATAATAAACTCAATAAAATACATTGGAGACAAATCTACAAACAAGAAATTAGATAAAGTAAATGGGAAAATAAAAATTTATATTGAAGAACATAGCAACAGCACAGAGTTATTTATTGAAGATAATGGTATAGGGATAGATGAAAAAGATTTAAGGAAAGTATTTGAAAAAGGATTCACAGGATTAAATG
The nucleotide sequence above comes from Paraclostridium bifermentans. Encoded proteins:
- a CDS encoding response regulator transcription factor, whose translation is MKKIILIEDDEKIRVELKNFLVNYNYEVVIMEEFENIVENTLNENPHLILLDINLPICDGYYICREIRKKSDVPIIVVTSRDTEMDELMSMNLGADDFITKPYNTQILLAHINSILRRSYKNSSVKTLIYKNLELDLGKNSIYFDDKELELTKNEFRILNCLMKNKGKIVSRGDLMDYLWDLDLFIDDNTLTVNINRLRKKLEIVGCNDYIQTKRGIGYIMP
- a CDS encoding sensor histidine kinase translates to MNIKEYIKDKQFYIVLRLSFLVFVVYILGLLQVESITIKFIVILWIVLNSIEIIHDYNRKSRYYNETKNILNDLDKKYLLPVLINRPEFIEGQLLYDVISVTDKGMNEEVNKYIFIQEEHKEYIDMWVHEIKTPIASSKLIIENNKNEHTLSILEEIEKIENYIEQVLYYSKSNELEKDYIVKEISLRQCVNNTIKRNKKAIIDKNISIDIQDFNKTVHCDNKWVEFILNQIIINSIKYIGDKSTNKKLDKVNGKIKIYIEEHSNSTELFIEDNGIGIDEKDLRKVFEKGFTGLNGRKLKRSTGMGLYISKKLADKMSLGISIDSKINEYTVVKITFPENNMMKIINN